CTGGTGAGCTATGACTTCACCCTTTTCATCCAGCAGAAAAGCAAAGCCGCTTTGACCGATCCTCGCTTCGGTAATGCTTCGGGAGAGATCGCTCAGGGTCATGGCGATAGCTATGACCCCGCTCAATGCGCTGCGTTGGTCATGGATCGGCGCGGAAAGGACAAGCGCCGGTTTTCCGGAGGTCTTGCCGATCAGCACCTGCTTGCCGAACGGCTTGCCTGCCAATACCTGCTTGATGTAGTCGCGATCGCCGTAATATTTGGTACGCTTGCCGTCGCTGCGACCGATGTTGTTACCGCTGGTATCGGTCGTGAAGGCGAGGTAGGCCCATTCGTAGTTCCTGGTAATGGTCTGCAGTACCGGGTTCTGACGATCCGCCCGCATGGAAACAACATCCTTGAGGGCGGCATTCTGCAGCAGCATTCGCTGGTTCATGGTGACCCAGTCATCCACCCGGGTGGCCAGGTTGCGCGAGAAAGCGGCCAGTTGCTGTTCCGCCCGCTCACCGGTCAATTGCCGGATCCCCTGGTTGTCGATGGCCCAGATGATGGCCAGGGGGATCAGGGAAACGCAGAGAGTGGTCAACAGGATTTTCTGCAGGATGCCGAAGCGTCCGGCGGTATGGACTGCCATTGCTGTCTCCCGGGGAGAATAATAAAACGTAGTTACTCTGAAGCTGTCAGCGCATCTGGTACCAATTATATTTTCTAACATTATCATGATAAATGTATGAAAATCAAACAGTTAAAAAATACAATGATTTCATTAGTGTTCTATTAAGTGACTTTTTCGGGTCTGCTTCACGGCTAAATAACCACGAGGGCACAACCCGGGCCCGAAAGGAAATAAAACGCAAGGTTTCTGGTCGCATGGAGGGTTCGGTAAGGAAGGGTGCTTAAAAAGTAGACGGATTTAAAAAAGTCTGTTTAAATGATGTGCATTTCCGAAAACAAATCAGGGGCAGAGAAGGGGGCGTCCTTGGCCTTTTTTCAACGAAACCCCCTGTAAAACAACCCCTTTCTGCAATTGTTTGTTTTGTTGCCGCTTTGGGCAAAGAAATTGCTAAAATCTGCGGCAGGCCACAGGCAAAACGAATCAGAAACATCTATTCGGGGAGGTAGTTAGATGAGAAAAGTCGAGGCGATTATCAAGCCTTTCAAGCTCGACGAAGTTAAAGAAGGGTTGAATGAAATCGGTATCCAGGGGATTACCGTCAGCGAAGTCAAAGGTTTCGGGCGGCAGAAGGGGCATACCGAGCTCTATCGCGGCGCGGAATATGTCGTCGACTTCATTCCCAAGATAAAAATGGAAATCATCGTTGCTGACGATATGGCCGCCAAGGTTGTCGAGGTCATTGAAGAGTCGGCAAAGACCGGTCGTATCGGTGATGGCAAGATCTTTGTCACGCCGGTTGACGAAGTTGTCCGGATCCGTACGGGAGAACGGGGGGAAGAGGCTCTTTAGGAGTCTTTTTTTTCATTCACCAACACCATTGCCCGCGTTGTCGCGGGCAAATTCTTTGTTTAAAAAAGGAGAGTTCAATGACCGCGAAAGAAGTTGTGGCTTTTGCCAAGGAAAACAATTGCCAGATGGTCGATTACAAATTTCTCGACTTTGTCGGGATCTGGCAGCATTTTTCAACCCCGATCACCGAATTCAGCGAAGACATTTTCGACGAAGGCATCGGCTTCGACGGCTCTTCCATTCGCGGCTGGCAGCCGATTCACAACTCCGATATGCTGATCATGCCCGATCCGGCCACCGCCAAGGTTGACCCCTTCCCGGAAATCCCGACCCTGAGCCTGATCTGCAATATTGTCGACCCCCTGACCCGTGAGGGTTACTCCCGCGATCCCCGTTATATCGCCCAGAAGGCGGAAGCTTATCTGAAATCATCCGGTATCGGTGACACCGCCTACTTTGGCCCCGAGCCGGAGTTCTTCATCTTCGACGATGTCCGCTACAGTCTGGAGCAGAACCAGTCTTTCTACAGCGTCGACTCGGTCGAGGGTATCTGGAACACCGGCCGCGAGGAATTCCCCAATCTCGGCTACAAGCCGCGCAACAAGGAAGGCTACTTCCCGGTCGCTCCGACCGATTCGATGATTGACCTGCGCAACGAGATGGTTCAGGTGCTGCAGGAAGTCGGCCTGAATATCGAGGCCGTGCATCATGAAGTCGCCACCGGCGGTCAGGCCGAAATCGACATGCGCTTCGATTCCCTGCTGAACATGGGCGACAACCTGCAGTGGTTCAAGTATGTCATCAAGAATGTCGCCATCCGCAACGGCAAGACCGTGACCTTCATGCCCAAGCCGATCTTCAATGACAACGGCTCCGGGATGCACTGCCACCAGTCGATCTGGAAGGACGGCAAGAACCTCTTCGCCGGCGACGGCTACGGCGGCCTGAGCAAGACCGCCCTGTACTACATCGGCGGCATCATCAAGCACGCCAAGGCCCTGTGCGCCTTCACCAACCCGAGCACCATCTCCTACAAGCGCCTGGTCCCCGGCTTCGAGGCGCCGATCAACCTGGCCTACTCGAACCGCAACCGTTCCGCTTCGCTGCGGATTCCGTCGACCAACAACGAGAAGGCCAAGCGGGTCGAGTACCGGACTCCCGATCCGAGCTGCAACGGCTACCTCGCCTTTGCCGCCCAGCTGATGGCAGGTCTTGACGGCATCGAGAACAAGATCGATCCGGGTCAGCCGCTGGACAAGGATATCTACGGCCTGTCACCCGAGGAACTCAAGGATGTTCCGCAGGTTGCCACCTCCCTTGACGAGGCGTTGACCGCTCTTAAAGAGGACAATGCCTGGCTGCTCAAGGGCGACGTCTTCACTCAGGATGTCATCGACATGTGGATCGAGTACAAAACCGAGAACGAGATCGCCCCGGTTCGCAACCGGCCGACTCCGACCGAATTCGCGCTTTATTTCGACTGCTGATTCGTTGTTGTCCCGTCTGCAGACAAAGGCCCCCTGCGGTTGATCCGCGGGGGGCTTTTTTGTCG
This region of Geothermobacter hydrogeniphilus genomic DNA includes:
- the glnA gene encoding type I glutamate--ammonia ligase — translated: MTAKEVVAFAKENNCQMVDYKFLDFVGIWQHFSTPITEFSEDIFDEGIGFDGSSIRGWQPIHNSDMLIMPDPATAKVDPFPEIPTLSLICNIVDPLTREGYSRDPRYIAQKAEAYLKSSGIGDTAYFGPEPEFFIFDDVRYSLEQNQSFYSVDSVEGIWNTGREEFPNLGYKPRNKEGYFPVAPTDSMIDLRNEMVQVLQEVGLNIEAVHHEVATGGQAEIDMRFDSLLNMGDNLQWFKYVIKNVAIRNGKTVTFMPKPIFNDNGSGMHCHQSIWKDGKNLFAGDGYGGLSKTALYYIGGIIKHAKALCAFTNPSTISYKRLVPGFEAPINLAYSNRNRSASLRIPSTNNEKAKRVEYRTPDPSCNGYLAFAAQLMAGLDGIENKIDPGQPLDKDIYGLSPEELKDVPQVATSLDEALTALKEDNAWLLKGDVFTQDVIDMWIEYKTENEIAPVRNRPTPTEFALYFDC
- a CDS encoding P-II family nitrogen regulator translates to MRKVEAIIKPFKLDEVKEGLNEIGIQGITVSEVKGFGRQKGHTELYRGAEYVVDFIPKIKMEIIVADDMAAKVVEVIEESAKTGRIGDGKIFVTPVDEVVRIRTGERGEEAL
- a CDS encoding HAMP domain-containing protein, whose protein sequence is MAVHTAGRFGILQKILLTTLCVSLIPLAIIWAIDNQGIRQLTGERAEQQLAAFSRNLATRVDDWVTMNQRMLLQNAALKDVVSMRADRQNPVLQTITRNYEWAYLAFTTDTSGNNIGRSDGKRTKYYGDRDYIKQVLAGKPFGKQVLIGKTSGKPALVLSAPIHDQRSALSGVIAIAMTLSDLSRSITEARIGQSGFAFLLDEKGEVIAHQSKKFTRTRADFSRHPAFLALKQGQQQAIYQDESGNKVIASVQKTRDGWVVITQQDYDEAYAPVRAANLRAMVLLVATLLVVILVAVLVSKRLAEPIRNLTRAADQLSQGKLDITIEGLDRRDEIGDLARAVDRLGTSIKFAIQRLRKKAA